The genomic DNA GCCGTTCTTGGTATAGCTCTTTATCTCGTAGGTCATGGTGGGGAACTTGGCGACGTTGAAGGAGTCTGGACTCGCAAGTGGTCGTCGCGTCTCTTGTGGTCGGTGTTGGTTCCTTAGCGCTTCAGCCCCTTGATAAACTCGTCGATCGGCAGCCCCGGCATGGTCAGGAATTGCACCGTGCCGCGCGATCCAAGTTCCACCGAGATCCTGGCGATCGCGTGGTTGTCCGGCGCTTCTACCACGTTGACGAAGTCGTACGGCCCCAAGACGGCATACTGGGCCACAACTTTCGCGCCCATGGTTTCGATCTCCTTGTTCACTTCCTTGATACGGGCGGGATTGGACTTCAGGGTTTTCCGTCCGTCGTCGGTTAAGGTGCTCAACATGATGTAGGTCGCCATGCCAGCCTCCTTGGTGAAAGTGAGTCCCGAATCACGACGCAGTGTAGAGCGGACGATCCGGGAAACGCAAGCCGGCGGTGGCGATGCGGAACAATGGGGGTTTCCCCCGGCGTGGTGCCTTCGCGTACAATACGGGCACATCAGGAGGGTCGAGCGATGAAGACACGCATTGGTGCGGCGGCGCTGTTGTGGGCGGTGGTTTGGGGACTGGCCTCCTCGGTTGCGGCGTCCGGCTTGACGACCATCGATGGCGGACAGTTGGAAACATTGATGGCCGACGGTCGCCCCCTGGTCATCGTGGACGTGAGAGAACCGGAACTGTTCGCCGCTGGCCGCATCCGCGGCGCGATCAATATTCCGTACGAAGATGCCAGACGCCGCATTTTTAAGGAACTGTCACCGCAGGATCGGATCGTGTTCGTCTGCCACGGAGGACCTATGGGTGACGAGCTTGGTCACCTGCTTGCTGAAAATGGCTATCCGACCGTCTACAACTTGAAAGGCGGGATGAAGAAGTGGCGGGGAGAAGTGGTGCGCGGGTGAGCATTTCAGTCGCGTGGGTGTCGTCCCTCCCCGGGACGCTGACTTCCCTAGGATCTGGTGGTGCCGAGTTGACTGGTCGCGCCCGGGCTAGCCCGGGCGCGCGACGAACTGCGGCGCGCCTTATACGTGGTGCAGCAATCGGCCAATCAACTGGGGGATCAGCACCATGTGTTGTTGCGACAACTGGACTTGGAGGTGCTGGAGGAGGGTCACGTAGTAGTCTCGAGGAAAGGCGTAGTAAGCGATGGCGGCACAGAGGACGAGAACCAGCGCAAACATGGCGGTTTGTTTGAAGAACGGGAATACGCCGCGCCCCCAACCGAACATCCGGCGCCGATTGTTCGCATACTCCAGTCGCTTGAGCACCGGTTCTTTCTTGGTCTCATCCAGACTGACTTTGAGGGCGTCGAAGCAGTTGAGCGGCCAGATTAGCAGCACGATCGGTGTCACGAAGATAAGGGCGATCAGAATCCTTTCCCAGAACAGTCGGTCCGTGGCGGTCTCGAGATGGGGCCAGAAGAACCAAATGAGCAGGGCCGTGGGCACTGCAGAGAAGCCCAGCAGGCCGACCAACAGAAAAAGCGCTCCTTTCTGTGCCTGCCCATTCAGGAATTGCCCCCACCCTGGGAGCACCATCGAGCAGGCGGCTGGAATCCACGAGCTGTCGATGCCGCGGAACGGTTCGGTCCGGGCCGCGTTGGTCTGGTGATACGCCTGCTCCGCGCTGGACAACCAGACGAGCAATCCGGAAAGGTAGAACAGCGTCGCGGCCGTCAGGATCTGGGAGGACGTGACCGCGAGGCTTTTGAGCCACGCGAGTATGGGGTCACGATAGAGCCAGATCAAGACCGGGTCTGCATAGAAATTCACCATCAACAACAAGAGGAGGAGGGCGCCGATGCTCCGCTGATCGTGATAAATCTGACCGCCGCCCCAGACCA from Nitrospirota bacterium includes the following:
- a CDS encoding GYD domain-containing protein, with the protein product MATYIMLSTLTDDGRKTLKSNPARIKEVNKEIETMGAKVVAQYAVLGPYDFVNVVEAPDNHAIARISVELGSRGTVQFLTMPGLPIDEFIKGLKR
- a CDS encoding rhodanese-like domain-containing protein, with the translated sequence MKTRIGAAALLWAVVWGLASSVAASGLTTIDGGQLETLMADGRPLVIVDVREPELFAAGRIRGAINIPYEDARRRIFKELSPQDRIVFVCHGGPMGDELGHLLAENGYPTVYNLKGGMKKWRGEVVRG